Part of the Oryzias melastigma strain HK-1 linkage group LG11, ASM292280v2, whole genome shotgun sequence genome, NNNNNNNGATCATACGgtgtaaatgtgattaaaatactTTACCTTTACTCTATATTTTTGccgactaaatatctactgtaatttcttcgactaaaatttgactaaaattaatagaatcaatatgactaaattgcgactaaaactaaaccctattttattcaaaaggctatgactaaaactaaattaaaattctctgtcaaaattaacactggctcagaataaagtttattggacagtttcaggttcattgtggaattattgtgtaatataatcacaaaaattctgttaaaaataaaaagaaacaggagTCGAACTAAAAAGacgaaaaagaaaacatttttaagatcaaTTAATTTAGCAAATTGCAAGCTAGAAAACAAGATCTCAAAAAGGACTCAGTGGTTAAGGGGGCTATAATATCTTTACTGATAAACTCGTATAGAGACAgaacaaatgtgtaaacccAAGGTGGGATCTGTGTGACTCAGAATGAGGACTTTGTTGCTGCTTTCACTGGAGTTCACTTTCAGCCGTTGTCTAACAGAGTAGTTAACATGTTTTGATGTGAAGATCACCTGCAGGCTTTGAGgataaatgtcacattttatgGCTCCATGAACCTTGAAAGAGGGGTGGAGTGATGAAGCTTCCTGAAGTAGAGAGTCTCCTTGTTCTGGAGTGCTGTGCCAGctatcagagcagcagaagcttttCCCACAGCAGCGCCATCAAAGCCTCATGAATGCTGATGGAAGGGGGGGTCAGAAGGTTGCTCTATGTGTGGTTATCAGTGTAACAAGCCAATGAGGGGTGGGCGTGGAGCCAACGACTGATAAATATCTCAGCCAATCGGATGAATGCAGAGAGACGGCACAACTGGTCCCAGAGGAGCGAGGGGCGTGTTTCAATTAGAGAGCCGGTGTGTGATGCTGGCTCTGCCTCCGTTCTCACCTCTACTGGGGAGTTTGGTTCACAGGAGGACATGGAGATGAAGTAGAGGAGGAGAAGCGGGTGTTTCATCATTCTCTCCTCAACATAAactatactgctcacaaaaattaaaggacgactttaaagaaacacattaaatacatcagatctcaataccaagttggatatctatacaaataccgacagggcagtgtcttaggaacaaaaggatgacaAGTCTTTCCATGGAAATGAAAGTTTTCaacctacagaggctcaattgtgtagacaccataaaatcagagtgaaatgaagatgtggcaggctagtccattttttccagaacttaatttctgcaactcagaatccttttcagtatcttgtgtggcccccatgagcttgtatgcatgcttgacaacgtcgcggcatgctcctaatgagacgacggatggtgtcttgtggcatttcctcccagatctgcgAGGGGATCCCTGAGCTGtcgtacagtctgaggagcaacctggtggcacctaatggacccaaacataatgtcccagagatgttctattgggtttaagtcaggggatggtgaaggccattcaattgtttcaattccttcatcctccaggtactgcctgcatactcttgtcacgtgaggccgggcattgtcgtgcattaggaggaaaccaggacctactgcaccagcgtagggtctgacaatgggttcaaggatttcatctggataccttatggcagtcagagcaccatttcctaggcagtagaggtctgtgtgtccctccatggatttccctccccagaccatcactgacccaccaccaaacgtgtcatgttgaaccacgttgcaggcagcataacgttctccttgtcttctccagactctttcacgtctatcacaggtgctcagggtgaacctgctctcgtctgtgaaaagtacagggcgccagtggtggacttgccaattctggtgttcttgagcaaatgccagtggagctccacggtgctgggcagtgagcacagggcccactacaggacgtggggccctcaggccaccttcatgaagtctgttcctgattgtttgggtagagacattcacaccagtggccctctggaggtcattctgtagggcacgagcagtgctcagcctgttccgccttgcacaaaggagcaggtatcggtcctgctgaggggttgaggaccttctacggccctgtccagctctcagagaataaccaccagtctcctgaactccatgttctggagattgtgctcggagacacattaaaccttcttgctgcagcacgtgtggatgtgccgtcctggagaagttggacaacctgtgcaacttctgtagggttaaggaatcacctcatactgccagtagagataattatcaaaccaaaatcagcacgagtggaaaaccagccaaaaaagatcaagagggagaaacttgaaatgacctccacatgtaacaccagtcctgttttgggggttttctaactgttgccactgaagtgcacctgttgttaattccatgaacaccaatacagctgaaattgattaacgaggccctcagctgattaaccaaccagaaaattatcagacaggtttaattcaattcatgccaggcccaataaaaagtgttcctttaatgtttgtgagcagtgtataaaGGGATGACACTTGTGGAATCAAAAGTGTTAAccactgattaaaaaacacacacaaatatagtTATacgtgtgattttttttttttttgcctttgtttaaaaaaaatcctgtcaaTAAGctttctacattttattttcattagcaTCACATCTGTTTCTCACCTGCCAAACAGAAATGTCATCAGTTTGTGTGCAGCTTCTGATATTttgtggaaagaaaaaaataaatcagaccaAACACACTAATCAGTTTTAgttttctggttttctttttttagaaaaaagttttgtaaaatattagcAACTTTCACAAATACACATTCTGCTTTGGgctagggttgctggagcctatctcaacAACTGAAGGGCAAAGGTCGGGTTCATCCTGGATGCTTTCCAGGCCATTACAGGgtcacaaaaagacaaacaagcaCTGACACCTAAGGAACAATTTCAGAGTCACCAAGCGACTTACGAAGCATccttttggactgtgggaggaaaccataCATTGACGAGGAGAACAgccaaactccacacaggaaggtcccagaaaaaaaacagctccttCTCAGTGTGAGGCAAGcatgctaaccactacaccaccgtcAAACCTGAAGTAgaagtataaaaaataatggGAAGGTTCTCGGGTTTGGTgataattttaagatttttatgaAAGTGCAAGAAAAGGTCAAAGTCTCCACAGCAGAGTCCTTGATGTAGAGTGGTGTGTGCACAGGCCGTGTCCCCCTGGCAGCTCTTTTTTTGGATCGATCCTCTTAGATCGCTGTTGAGTACCTCAAACATTCCAAAATATCTATTGAACCCATTCAGGAAGTTGGTGATCTTGTTACAGGGCTGGGGAGGGATCCTGTGACAGATGTAACAGTCTGctgatgtttctttaaaatagtcTTGGAGAAAAGGTATAAGAATTTAGGAAAATGCAGAATTAACTGTTTGTTCCTCATGAATCCATATTGTGCTTCTTTCAGTCAAAGTCTACTATGTAATGTTTCAGTGCGTGAAAGTTCCAAAATATTAGAGAGTGTCTGccaaaagtcaaaatttaaGGATACATTTCAATTGAAAGTCTGTAAAAATGTGAGGAGAATGTTTCACTCACAGTCTTTTCTCATTCAGTCAGAGAAGTTTGTCTCAGTTTGTTGCATTTGAATCTGATTTTACAGAAAATGGTGAGGCTGAAGATGGGAGCACAGGTGATGGGAAGTCCAGGAGAAGTCCTCTCATGAGACGCGCTGCACTCACAGATAGAGGTGGGAACGGAGGGCGAGCCAGCATCACACAGTGTTCCTGTCAGGTCTCTCTGATGGAACCACGCCCCTCACTCCCTCGGGGGACCGCTTCTGTTGTGTCGTCCCTCCTGGGGCCGTCTGATTGGTTTTGATAGTCATCAGTCATTAGCTTCACACCCACTCATCATTGGCTTGTTAAGTGTGAATCGAGCCCCCCATGAGTGTTCTGCAGTCACAGATACCGAGGTAAAGATCAGGATTTATCGTGGATTTTAGATCTGAGGGTTTGACCCCATTTGTCTGATTTTGACCCAAACTAAACTGTTTCCTTTTGGTCTGCTGGTTCTGGGGTCCACCACTTTGatgcttcattcattcattttatccATCAGATCCATACTGACTTCCAGACTCCTGACTAGTGTGAACTTTTACGTTCCAACTTGATTGTTGTctagtttttttatcttttctttcattattacaaataaataaatattgtaaagcACGGTAAATATGTGCACGTCCTGTCCAGTATTTCTTTTTGCTCACTTGTGTTCATCAGAGACTGAAGATGAACTGATGAGAACTTTTCACACTGAAACTGTAATTTTGAGATTTGTCATTCAGCAAAAACTCTCACTCTAGCTtattatctaaaaatatatatttttccgtCAAGTGGAGCATGAGAACTTCATAAAACCTAATACAAGACTGCTCTTCAGTACATCCAGTAGAGGCAAGAATCAAGCATCAGCTTCCCAGCACCGTCAGGATGACCACTCACTGCTTTAACACTTCTGCTAgattatgaatatttatttttacctttgagGTACATTTTAGATCacaaaaaattataattgtttaaaaactttacagtATCGCTCCAATAAGCTTAAAAAGgtgctctggtgttaaaagctGAAACCATTGTCATAGTAACAATGATTCTTATTTTTAGACTATTCTAAAttagatttgtttaaaatcatttcaattgTTTACTACAGTACCTCTTTAAGTTGTGAAATGTGCAgattgaaggttttttttatgtagatgATGTAGATTTGTAAAAGATACAGATGaagcacattttattatttgcatttttttaatggccaGATATTCAGACAATAACAGAAAATGTATCAAACATCATAACAAAGAAgagtaaaaaacacacaagtattTACAGAATAAAATCAGCGACCCATCGATGAATCTGGTTACTGTTTTTTCTGCCGAACAGCAGAACTTCACACATGGATAACTATGTGAATATCACATGATGGTGATGGATCTTCATAATGAAGAACTACGAAGGCCTTTCGCTTGTCTTCATTGGTGTGTCATGTGTGTTTGAGCcttttgacctctgacctttctcACCCTGCATACATAGATCAATAGTTGTTCATTCACAGAGATCAGATTTGCTCACACAGCTGAGGTCCAAGACCCCGAACACAatatgaagaagaagaagcgacCATAACGAGTCATGTCTGCTCACTTTGCTCTACAGAGCAAATCCTTCCAACTCTTTTCTCAGTCGTATATGGATGGAAGGTGGAGGTACGGCAGATGGAGCGTCTCATCCATCAGTACGTCAAAATCCACCTCCTCTGAACTTATGGAACTCAGATTAGGTGACAGCTCCCCCTGCAGCCCGTGCTCCTCCTCTGACGTGTCCCCATCACGGGGGTCCTGGTCCGTCAGGAGCTGGTCCAGGAAGCGGATGTATCTGAGAGCCAGGCGCAGGATCTCGTTCTTGCTGAGCTTCCTGTCGGGCGGGTGTGTGGGGATGAGGCGTCGCAGCTCAGCGAAGGCGCCGTTCACGTTCTGCTGCCGCCAGCGCTCCCTGCTGTTGGTGAAGATCCGGCGGACGATCCTGGGGCCGGAACCTGGGGGGCAAGAGTCAGAGGAGAAGGGTGTCAACAAGAGATCTGGATTGGGAGGGACGTGCAGACTCTCTCGCTGGAGAGAGAGGCGAGgtcagctgaaaaaaatcataggGGTCAAACCGGCAACTCAGATCACTGGGGACCTCACTCAGCCATCCCATAGAGTCTATGGCATAGACTCTTCTCCCTCCTATCTATAGGCAGGACATACCCCGGCCTTCCATACAATCCAGTGAAGCTGTGACAGTTTCTACCCTACTGGCATCAGACTCAAAACTCCTTTAAAACCTTAGGTTGTAAAATTACCTATTTATCCACTGATCTttacctttgttgttttttctttctacatGCACGTCATTTTGCCCAAACTCTCATTTTGCACTAATCTCTTGTACGttgtatttattgcttttttgattattatttatattgCATCTGCCTTATAGTCCAGTTTTGACCCATGAGCTCCTTCTATTTGCTTTGATGTCTAGatgctattttaaaattaataaagatTCTGAATCTAAATATAGAAAACTAAATTTGacagtttctttaaaactttattacattttttataagcACATTCGCatcctttaaaaagaaacatttgggATTTTAAAAGTGcaactaaacaaaataaaataaaaactatttgtaaACATGttatgcattattttttataggagctaaataaaaacgttaaaggataaagtttctgcagaaactcacCATGAGTGAAGCAGCTGTTGTCAATAGAAGAGGATGTCTGTTTCATTAGGAAGCAGGTTTCAGGctggctgcagacagacagacagatgaattaaaataaaaaaaataaaaaaaaaactatgataaactttttatttgtagtaaataatattttaaagaagaacACAGGCATGCCCAaaagtaatataaaaataataatgaaagaaaaagcttttaaattataaatctccagaataatttttaaatgacagttttaagaaaataatgtgtttttttttttcgccaaAACCTCCAAAAACgtgtatttttaatcttaaaaacagGCTACTTCCGTTATAAATGGGTCACGTGACTATCTGAGTTTCCGTCCTCACCTGTTGAAGGCGCGCGCGGGGGTCTGGATCTCGTACCGCATGTCTTGGGTTCGGGTTTCGGGGTTCTTGGAGGTTCTGGCTCTGAGGCTCTACTGTGAGTCTGATGTGTCCCTCTGCGGCTCTTATACAGACCTGACCCCCTCCCTCCCGCTGCGTGTCGTGACGCGTCGTTTCCAAGGAGACCCCGCCCTGATGGTGACAGTCCCATTAGCGGCCTCATTAAGCTCCGGCTCCCAGGAAGCAGCACCCCAGGGACCCAGACGGCCCCCTCCCCGCTGCGGGAGTCGTGTTTTccgctcttcctcctcctcctcttcatcacgaCCCCTGCGTGATCTCATTGAGAGTGAAATACACCTAAACCCAAACAGTCTTTGACTTCTCTGTCTGGGTTGAACAGTTGTTTTATGTCtttagaatataaaaaatatacgtttttcttcaataaaaagaaaaaaaagggtaattgtatttacaataacataCCCACacgtttttattaaaaagcaaataaaatctaaataaataaagtacaaactcctttactttaacctttttaattttacttttttctgtttttgcacagGGAACTTGAGTTAACTGTAATAACTTCAACTACGCTTCGAGGTGAttcaatttaaacaattttaaagtttctgtTGCAAACATGGACCTTGAAGATAAAGTAGTaaagaaatgaggaaaagaTGATGCAAAACGTTAACTTTcgtgttgtttttgctttaagaccaagaagaaaaagtttgtcAAATTTTCGATTAGTcagaaaatcaaatcaagtgtAATGTAAtccaatcttttatttttaaagcacatttcatgtaaCACATAGAGCtctaccagaaaaaaataaagaaagaaaaagaaaaaaaattaaacagaaatgaaaattctaaaacacacacacaatgccttcaacccccccacacacagcataaaaaaaatcatgaaatggTTTATAAGTAATATACAAAGTAGAAATCTGGTTTGGAGTGGAGAAACACTGTTTTGGGGACCTGCTcagagatttgtttttttcatctccaACACTACAAGATCTTCTGAACATCACTTGGGCTTCAAGAATTAAAACTGAGGCTGATCTAACAGcactccttcaaaataaaagcatgctcAAAGGACCTAGTCCAccattttccaaaaattaagGAGACAGTTCATGGAGTTTTCTTCTAGCATTGCCCAGATGAAGACATACATGTggtaaaaagtaattattttaattgtgctAGAATTATACTTAGTAAAGCATAAtgcttgaagttttcttttataatatatatagaGTGAGTGGGCCTTCTCCACAAGGGCGAACGCCTCCTCTACCTGCACCCTCTAGGGTTTCTTTACACGCAGCTCACAACAACCACTCGCTGTTTCATGTGATTTGTTtccatttatttgtattttttatagtaTAAAGAAAAACGGGAATGTATTTCTGAGCGGGTTGGTTGAAAGATCGTGTTGATCCCAGCTACAGGTGTTTTTGATTACAACACCTGTGACTTTCAAAATCTTGTCCGCCAATCATGTGACATCATATCAGACACACCTCCATATCATATTCTaccaattaaataaatatacacgCCACAAAAAATAGGTTATTATccattgaaattaaataaacaaaacaacttgaaaTATGCCAAAATGGCTCTTACAtaaagtaaacttaaaatgtttcaatttagtctgaagaagtattcagttagaATACTTTCTACACTACATGTACATGGTCTATAGACCATGTACATGTAGTGTAGAAAATATACTAATGgaatactatactatactataatATACTATACTGTACTATGCCATACTATACTACACTACACTATACTGCACTATGCTATGCTgcactatactatactataatatactatactgtactatgctatactatactatactacacTATACTATGCTACATTACACCATCATATTATACCATActttactatactatactacacTACACTATACTACACTACACTACACCACAcgatactatactatactatactacacTACACTGCAATACACTATACTACACTATATTATGCTACAGTATACTATGCTATACTGCACTATGCTATGCTgcactatactatactatgctaCATTACACCAtcatactatactatactatactgcACTATGCTATGCTGCACTATACTATGGTATGCTACATTACACCAtcatactatactatactataatACACTGTACTATGCTATACTGCACTATGCTATGCTGCACNNNNNNNNNNNNNNNNNNNNNNNNNNNNNNNNNNNNNNNNNNNNNNNNNNNNNNNNNNNNNNNNNNNNNNNNNNNNNNNNNNNNNNNNNNNNNNNNNNNNNNNNNNNNNNNNNNNNNNNNNNNNNNNNNNNNNNNNNNNNNNNNNNNNNNNNNNNNNNNNNNNNNNNNNNNNNNNNNNNNNNNNNNNNNNNNNNNNNNNNNNNNNNNNNNNNNNNNNNNNNNNNNNNNNNNNNNNNNNNNNNNNNNNNNNNNNNNNNNNNNNNNNNNNNNNNNNNNNNNNNNNNNNNaaacttaaaatatttcaatttagtctgaagaagtattcagttagaATACTTTCTAGAAAATATACTAATGgaatactatactatactataatATACTATACTGTACTGTGCTATACTATACTACACTACACTATACTGCACTATGCTATGCTGCACTATACTATAATATACTATACTGTACTATACTACACtacactatactatactatgctaCATTACACCATCATATTATACCATActttactatactatactacacTATACTACACTACACTACACTACACTACACTACACTACACTACACTACACCACAcgatactatactatactatactacacTACACTGCAATACACTATACTACACTATATTATGCTACAGTATACTATGCTATACTGCACTATGCTATGCTgcactatactatactatgctaCATTACACCAtcatactatactatactatactacacTATACTGCACTATGCTATGCTGCACTATACTATGGTATGCTACATTACACCAtcatactatactatactataatACACTGTACTATGCTATACTGCACTATGCTATGCTgcactatactatactatgctaCATTACACCATCATACTATACTTAACTATAATACACTGTACTACACTATGCTGCACTATACTATGGTATGCTACATTACACCAtcatactatactatactataatACACTGTACTATGCTATGCTGCACTATACTTTACTATGCTACATTACACCAtcatactatactatactatg contains:
- the LOC112136860 gene encoding T-cell acute lymphocytic leukemia protein 1 homolog, yielding MRYEIQTPARAFNSQPETCFLMKQTSSSIDNSCFTHGSGPRIVRRIFTNSRERWRQQNVNGAFAELRRLIPTHPPDRKLSKNEILRLALRYIRFLDQLLTDQDPRDGDTSEEEHGLQGELSPNLSSISSEEVDFDVLMDETLHLPYLHLPSIYD